A stretch of DNA from Solenopsis invicta isolate M01_SB chromosome 5, UNIL_Sinv_3.0, whole genome shotgun sequence:
TTGTGAAAGCGGTGGAACGTTTCCACATTTATCTCTACGGTATCAAATTCACCGTCATCACGGATTGTCACGCGCTCATTTACGCGTTGAACAAAGCTCACGTCAATTCGCGTATCGAGCGATGGACAGTAAGGTTACAAAACTATAGGTTTAAAGTCTTTCATCGAAAAAGGGAGCGAATGGCGCATGTGGATGCTCTTAGTCGGGTAGTAGTGGCAGTCGACGTTGCCGCTTGAACGTGAATTGCAAATCAGGCAATTGGCTGACCCGCATATCCATGCAATAGCTTCTCACCTTAAAACTGAGGAGCATGAACACTTTATTTTGTTTGAAggtttagtttataaaaaatttgatgataaaCCCCGGTTTTATGTACCAGATTGTATGGTTCTCAACATTATTCGTCGTTACCATGACGAGTCAGCCCATTGCGGTTTTGACAAAACCGTACAAGGTATTCTGGCAAACTATTGGTTTCCAGCGATACGGAAAAAGGTCAAGAATCATATAGAAAattgtttgacgtgtttacTCATAAACACTTTGAATAACACCAAGGAAGGTGAAATTTAATATGTAGAAACGCCTCAGTTACCATTCGAAATTGTTCACCTAGATCATTTTGGTCCGATGATAGAGTCtcagaataaaattaaacacattttaatGTTGGTCGATGCGTGTACGCGCTTTACTTGTTTGTTTCCATGCAAATCGATGGGTACGTTAGAAGTTATTAATCATTTGACTCCAACATTTAACGCGTTTAGAAATCCGAATGAGGTGGTTACTGATTGCAGTACGGCTTTTTCCTCCAGGGATTTTGCTGATTTTAtggttcaaaaaaatataaaacaccgTTTGATTGCCGTAGCGGAGCCTTGATCTAATGGCCTTGTTGAAAGGGTTAACCGTTTCTTAAAATCttccttaaaaaaattggttgaagaCCCATTGAATTGGTCAGACCATCTGTCTACCGTtcaatatgttattaataatacttttcactCGTCTGTTAAGAATACTCCCTCAAAATTCTTATTAAGGTACGACGGGCGGAATAAGTCCGACTCTCAGTTAGTTCAATTCCTTAACAACCTGGCTAAATCATCTATCAATCTCGAGGACAATAGAACTGAAAACCGAGAGATTACTGTAGATGCTTCCAACAAAATCAAGCAGTATAATAAGGAATGTTATGACAAACGCTGTTTAGCAATAAGTCACATTTCAAGATTCTGTTATATTTGCGTTAATCGTTTTAAGTTCTATTACCGTCGTTAATGTGAGCAAGCGCAGGTGTATGCTTTGATTCAAATTTGCGCGCTAAATAAATGTCACTGCCTTCACGCGTGGCAACAGTGCGAGCATCGAGCGGCGCCACTAGGCGATGGGAAAAACGGCGAGTCCCCTCTCGACCTTGGGGGACTCGATCTCCTTCTTCTAAAAAGGAACATGGCGGCGAAAGGAAGCGTTTGTAAGCGTTCTTCTCTGTAAAGGTCCAAAATTTCCATATAGGGACAATAAAGCATTTGTTCAACACAACACGGATAGGTATTTCtcacaagggcaccacacacaacccgggtcaccgattttgatgaaactttacagttatgtagtattagtatagaagtactaaatgctaaacggagacgatgcactactcaaccgttgacgtgaaatcgttgtttgaatttcaccatatagctttaataccgtaacattgaaggagtttggcaagtagcagcgtggtgtggcggacagcgcgagcgcctatagttttgcaggtcgcagccgtcgcgggttcgagtccacaagttttttttttttttcttttacccagtactcttattgttacaatatatatatataataaaatatataataaataatacacagatatagatataataatacgcaaaaaatcttctctgcattcgaacttttgttagcttactttatatacatttatatatatatatatatatatatttatatatatatatatatatatataagttaactATCTTATAGGTTGTTCCCTGATAATAATTGACACAATGTGTTTCTCTGtaaacaaagtttgaaatttattcacgatttagagttatttacaatatttacacgcTTACCTGTAAACAAAGAAACGACAATTAAAGCCTATTATTATCCCTTCTTTATTTACTGGCTTGATCCTCAGTCTTATACACTCTATCTTTTCTGTACAGCAAAGTTTAATCTTTCCTTCCTGATTCTTCCTTGTGTACATGTGCTCGATCCTTTTGATCTTCCTTTTATCTCCTATCACTCTCTTCCTCTCTATCGGTAATCAATTAATGTAGTTCTTGTAGTACTTGTTCCATCTAGCGGGGTCGGTTCACACGGTGCGCCGAGTATGAGGAGCGCGGCTCATTCGAATTGAAGGAAATACATTTTCCTTACATCTCCCCCTCCCCGGATGAGAATCGTCGCAGCGCATTCTCACCTTGGATTTCTCGGCTCAATCCTCTTCGTCTGCGTCCTTATCTATATCTGATATTGGAATTAGTTTTGTTATGTGGAACAAGCTTGTTCCTGATTTTTTCCTATTAGTCTTAATTCTGTATATCGAGttcgatattttttctattatctcaAGTGGTCCAATTCTCAAATCGTCTAGCTTTTTCCTATTCAATCTATTACCATTTTCTATATATACCATGTCACCTGTATTAAACTCAtgatgttttctatttttatcaaatagtttttttttataatcatgtGACTTAATAGTTCTCTCTAGGGCTAATTCTTTATCTTTCATCCAGTCCTCTTGATGTTTTTCTCTTCTCAGTTCTTCAGGTAAAATACTTGTGTCCGTGCCATCCAGCAGATACTTTGGTGCAAAACCAGTGACCGTATGTTCTGTCTCGTTGTATCTTTCTACACATTCTCTAGCAACCGTTGCCCaagcttttttcttttctccttcttttattctacatcttattttattgattagtgTCTGGTTTAATCTTTCGTTTAAGCCGTTTGAGAATGGTGCATTTACAGCAGTGAAAATCAATCTAACATCGTTTTCTTCTAGGTAttctttaaattctcttgaGTTGATGCCTGGGTATTGGTCTGTGAGTATCGTTTCAATCTTGTCTGTTTCTAGAACGTTTTTCACTAGCTTGATAAAATCCGTAGCATTTTGTGTCTTCGAAGTTGCAATAAATGCGTATCTGGTAAAATGGTCAACCAGTAGATGAAGGTATTTTTTTGTTGATCTTAGTCCTCCAAAGCCTCCAATAGTGTCCATTGACATTATTTCGAACGGTCTGGTTGCTGGTCCTAACTGTGACATCCGGCCATATTTTTCTTGACCTCtagatttatttttgatacatacTTCACATGTCTtgcatatcttttttatattttctgttagatTTCTGGCTGTATAATACGGACATATCctatttcttgtttatttaatcCCTATGTGGCACCATtcagtatgtattttttttatcatctctATACTTGATTCTTcggataaaattatcttctctctatttctgatttttctgtaaaatattccgtttttcttcattaattttgcTTCCATTTTCTGTATCCATTTATTTCTGCTTTGgtctatctttatttcttctattttcattaaatttactaattttaatacttcttCTGTATTGTCACTTGGTTCTAATACTGGATTTCGGCTTAGGCAATCTGCTTCGGCGTTATCCTTTCCTGgaacatattttatttggaaaTCATACTGTGACAAATAATACATTAAGTCGCCTAACTCTTCGTCCGTTCTGGCCTTGATGTTCATGCTCTCCAGCGGTTTATGATCTGAGTACACTTCAAATCTTCTTCCGATCAACCAGTGTTGCCAATATTTTACCGCCTCTTTGATAGCCAGGCATTCCAAGTATatcgctttttttcttttttgcgatTCATTTAGTTTCTTTGAGAAGTATGCTACTGGCTTCTCTATTCCGTTATGCTGTACCTGTTTGAATATTGCACCTATGCCTTCAAGTGATGCGTCTGTGTAAATCCGTGTAAGCAAATCTTTGTCGAATATTTCTAGCACTGGTTGAGAGCATagcaatttctttatttctgtaAAAGACCTTTCACAGTCTTCTGcccatataaatttttcatttttcctcAATAATCTATGTAGTGGGTCTAACAATATCGAGCTTTTCGGTATGTACTCATGATAGAAATTGACTTTCCCTAAGAATTGTCGGATGTTCTTTTGTGTTTTAGGAGttggaaaattttgaattgaGGTTAAATTGTCTTTTACTGGTCTCACTGTATTGTTTTCTATTATGTGTCCGAGATATATCACTGATTTTGCTgcaaatgtacatttttttaattttaacctgAAACCTTCATTTATTATCGCgttcaatactttttttatatgttctaCATGTTCTTGAAATGATTCCGAAAAAATCAATATGTCCTCTATATAGTTTTCTGTgaattctttaagattatattttcttaatatattggataaaattctttgaaagatTGCCGGTGATGTCTTTAGTCCGAATGGTAGGCATGTCCACTGAAAGTGTCCATCCTGTGTTACGAATCCTGTTTTCTTTctatcttcaatgcgtagtggGATCGACCAAAAAGCAGAATTTATATCTAGTGTAGTAAAGTACTTGCAGTTTCTCGTTTTTATTATCAGGTCGTCTATTATTGGAAATGGTTGGGCTTGTGGTATGATAATCTTATTTAGGTCTCTAAAGTCTATACACAATCTAGATCTCTTCCCTTCGTCTCTTTTATATGCTAGTGTCACTGGTGCAGCGAAAGGGCTGTAGGATTCTTCAATTAATCCTTTCTCTAGCAATTTCCCTATTTGctcttcaatttcttttttatcttctaatGTACATCTGTACGGTCTTTTACCACAGTATTTATCCACGATTAGATCTATCCTAGCCTCATAATCTGTTACTGTCCCAATGTCATATTTGTCTTTTGCAAATATGGAATTATATTCttctattagtttttttatgttagtCTTCTTTGTACTATCTAAATGGTCTAGAATAACTTTAAATTCATCCTCTTTGAtgtgttcattaaaatttacggagtattgtttattttcattgtaattatcttgtaacaaaccgcctttccgctcccccctcggaccgtccatcgttccaggctgtccggccgaacaaccgccggacagcagaaacacggcgcatagcgccgaaaatatactctaacaccggcgtagcgcgcgttgacgcatccgcacgtgcgatctgcgtggcagatctccgcgcgcacgcgctcgaccggagtggcgaccgccggaccgatctcgagcggcagggagacccccaccgattccgtaccgttccgtacccccgcaccgtccctgctctcgagattcgggtatataagcgccgccgctccgagagtcgagcggtcttcttctccgtccactctcCGATCCAGAAGAAGCCCAACCTAGCGCTCACTTGGGAGTTAagagccttagcttccgccaagcaGTCTTGGCAAAGAGCGATTCCGATAATCCCGATACCGCCGATAAAAACGGGCTCAAgtacatcttgggctccaccaggagatcctggtcggcgattcccgatccgccgtccttactacggtatcgactcacggcctggggtgtggagttccgcgcctctaccaagggctcttggcgtgagtcgatcaccaccgccgaacatcgcggtattaaccgctcgcgACGGGAATCCCCGCTCCGCGTACACTCGCACCGAGCGCGCGTCACTTACGGCCGTGGCCCcggccttcagcaaggccacggtctgcgcgcgtcaacaccggCTCCGAGTTCCcggaaaactcgaggccggaattccgcgaactcAGCCGCGACAATAGCGCGATCCGGACaattgtaaataccgttcgttacgtccgcgcgctccgttttctcgtccgtccgtccgcgcgtagcccTTAAGTTTTGTTgggtccgtccgagcgtcaccgtcatccgtccgtccgcgcgtcgtggccaagCCACTCCACCTGTATATAGTCAGTACGTAATAAACGCACTATTGTATTTACCACCTAAAGCAATAcacgtctagttctcttggcgacctccctccgcgtcctggtccgtccgcagtcacgcaccgccccgtgcgcggaaaaagacgggtcgttacatggcgcccgaacagggaccgtttacGTTTCCGACCGCGGAGAACTAGACCCGTACCGATCCGATGCCGCGGAGCTGGATATACCGTATCGACCGCGCCGAACTGCTCCGACAATTACAGCACGCCGATCTCGCCACTGACGGAAACGTCAACGAGCTTCGCCGCCGACTCAGCGAATTTCTAGTATTGCACCCCGAACACGCGCCGGCCGGAGTCATGGCCGATCCACCCGCACTTAACGTTACCGTACCGGAACCGACCGCCGCGACCGAAAGAGACTCCCCCGCGAAAGTGATGAACCAGATCCGTAAGTGGGGATGTCACTTCGACGGGAAGGACCCGGTGTCCTTCCTGGAACGCGTCGACGAGCTACGAGCCGAATACGGCTACGACGACGCGTTGCTCCTCCGCGGACTGCCGGAGATGCTACGGGGAGACGCACTCCTCTGGTATCGCAACAACCGCACCGCGTGGGGGACATGGCAGGAGTTCCTCGGAGAATTCCGAGAGTACTACCTGCCGCGCCGTTACTTTGCTCAACTCCGGCGGGACATTCAAGCCCGAACGCAGGCTCCGGAGGAGCCCTACCGCAAATACGCAACCGACGTACTCACAATGATGCGTCGCGCCGGGGGTTTCGGAGAGGAGGATCAGCTCGACCTCCTCTACGACAATATGCACCCCCGGTATAAGCTATACGTCCGCCGCGACGACATTCACCGGAACACCGAGTTGCTACGGCGAGCCGAAGAATTCGAGCACATTAGCTCGCAATGCCGCGAACGGCAACCCGCGTCGAAACCGCCCGCGAATTCGGCTGCCACCGCCTACGACAAGGACACGTGCTGCTGGCGGTGTAAGCAGCGCGGTCACACGCGGTTTGAATGCCGCCGCGCGGCCCGCAAGTTTTGTTCCCAGTGCGGGAAAGACGACGTCTATACCCGCGATTGCCATCCGCCGCCGGGAAACGCCGCCAGGGCCGGGGGCACCGAGACCGCTCCCCGGTCCTCCGAATAAGGTACAATCCGCGACCGCACATCGACGTCCCCGTCGGGGATACCACGCTCACGGCCTTGCTCGACTCAGGCTCCGAAGGCTCATTTGTGAGCACCGACGCCGCCGAACGCCTCCACGGGAAGGGGTACACGACGATACCCGTCACAGGCCGGATCTACCTCGCGGACGGCTCCAGCACGCCGGTCGAGACGTGCCTCGTGCTGCCGGTTGTATTCCCGGCGCGCTCGTTCCGCCACGAATTCCGCGTGCTACCCGGACTCGACGTCGACATGTTGATCGGCGTCGATGTCATGGCACGAGCCCGGATCACGATTCCTCCGCCGCCACTGCACCGGGAGGAAGACCGCCCGCCGCGAGCCGCCGTCCGTCCGACAACCGTCGCCAGCACCGAACCCGCGGAAGACGCACGCTTGCAGGCTTTCCTCGCCGAGGAACTGCCAAAGTTCGACCGAGTGCGTGGACCGACCGACCGCGCGGAACACGTGATCCGCGTTAAGAACCATCCGCCGATCAAGCAGCGCTACCGTCCCCGAAATCCGGCAATGCAGGCGATCATCGACCACGAGGTCGACGAGATGATACGCGCCGGAGTCATAGAGCCGTCTCGCAGCGCGTGGAGCTCGCCGATCGTCATCGTGCGCAAGAAAGACGGAAAACCGCGGTTCTGTATAGATTTCCGCCGCGTAAACGAGGTGACGGAACGCGACGCCTACCCGTTACCTCAGATACCCGCCACGCTCGACAAATTGAGAGGCGCGCGGTACCTCTCGACGATCGACTTAATGAGCGGCTACTGGCAGATACCCCTGGCCCCGGCAAGCCGACCCGTTACCGCTTTTACCGTGCCGGGTCGGGGGTTAATGCAATTTAAAGTGATGCCGTTTGGGCTTCACTCCGCGCCGGCTACCTTCCAGCGTCTGCTCGACGATGTCCTCGGGCCCGAACTAGAACCGCGGGTTTTCGTCTACTTGGACGACATCATCGTCGTCACCCGAACGTTCGACGAGCACCTCGCCACGCTGCGAGAGGTTTTCCGCCGGCTACGCGAGGCGCGACTCCGACCGAACACCGAGAAGTGCCGTTTTTGCACGGAGCGGCTGAAGTATCTCGGCCACGTGGTCGACCGCGACGGAATCCGGACCGATCCGGAGAAGACGGAGGCTATCGCGAACTGGCCCGAGCCGCAGAGCGTGCGGCAGATACGACAGTTCCTAGGCCTCGCGTCCTGGTACCGCCGTTTTATCCGAGACTTCGCGACCGTCGCCGCCCCGCTCACCGCGCTCACACGAAAAAATGCCCGCTGGTCATGGGGGAACCACGAGCAGGCGGCCTTCGAGGCCTTGAAAACGACCCTCACGTCCGCACCCGTGCTAGCCTGCCCGGATTTCGAGCGACAGTTCGTGCTGCAAACGGACGCAAGCACGACCGGACTGGGTGCCGTGCTCACCCAGTACTTCCCTGAGGGCGAGCGCGTCATCGCGTACGCGAGCCGAACGCTCAACAACGCAGAGCGCAACTATAGCGCGACCGAGCTCGAATGTCTCGCCGTACTCTGGGGGATCCGCCGAATGCGAGACTACCTTGAGGGTTACCGCTTCAAGGTAGTCACCGACCATCAGTCACTCCGGTGGCTGCAAAAACTAGACTCACCGACCGGACGTTTGGGCCGATGGGCCTTCGAACTACGACAATTCGACTTCGAGGTGCAATACCGGAAGGGGTCGCTGAATAAGGTTGCGGACGCGCTCTCACGGCGAACGGCCGTTAACGCCGCCGCGAACACAGCTTGCGCGTGGTACCGAAAGTGGTGGGACATCACTTCCACCACTCCCGACGCCGCCCCCGACTTCCGCATCGCGGACGGTCGCCTCTACCGGCACGTGCTCCACACGCTGGACTTCGCGGACGCGCCGAACGACGCGCAGTGGAAGGAGTGCGTGCCGCGCGAAAACCGAGCCGAACTCCTCCAGCGGTACCACGACGCACCGACCGCCGGACATCTCGGCACCGCGAAAACGATCGCTCGCATTGCCCGCCACTTCTACTGGCCGGGAATGTTCCGCGAGATCTCGCGCTACGTACGGCAGTGCCGAACCTGCCTAGCGCATAAACCAGAGCAACGGCGACCGGCCGGATTGCTCCACCCGACCGACGTGTCACAGCCATGGCAACAGGTAACGATCGACCTGGTAGGGCCGCTTCCGCGGTCAAGCCAGGGGCATACATGGCTGTTGACAATGCAGGACCGGTTCACGAAGTGGCTGGAAATGCGAGCGCTTCGACGCGCTACCGCCGCGAATGTCGCTACCGCACTGACCAAAGCCGTCATCCTGCGGCACGGCTGCCCCGAGGAAATTTGGTCAGATAACGGGACCCAGCTCCGCTCCGCGACCCTGACCGACTTGCTGCGTGCGCTTCAAATCCGCCACCGTCTCACGCCGGCGTACGCCCCGCACTGCAATCCGGTCGAGCGCACCAACCGAACCGTCAAAACTATGATCCGTCAGTACCTACATCGCGACCACCGCAAGTGGGACGAACGCCTCGCCGAATTGCAGTTCGCGTACAACACCGCGACTCACGACGCAACGGGGCATACGCCGGCGTTCCTGAACCACGGCCGCGAGTTACGACGGCCGGAGGAACGCGCACCAGCCGGCCCTCCGCAACGACCGCACGCGTTGCAGCGCCGACTACGTGAGACATACGCGCTCGTCCGCATCCAGCTGGCCCGTGCGTTCCAACGGCAGCAACAATATTATAATCTGCGTCGGCGGGAATGGCGACCGAAGCGGGGAGATTGGGTGTGGAAGCGGGACCACCCCCTCTCCCGTCGTGCGGATGCGTTCAACGCGAAACTCGCGCCGAAGTACGTAGGGCCACTCGAGGTACGCCGCATCATCTCGCCGGTAATAT
This window harbors:
- the LOC120357968 gene encoding uncharacterized protein LOC120357968, which produces MYLSPFLSAVSGLSESLFAKTAWRKLRLLTPKIDLIVDKYCGKRPYRCTLEDKKEIEEQIGKLLEKGLIEESYSPFAAPVTLAYKRDEGKRSRLCIDFRDLNKIIIPQAQPFPIIDDLIIKTRNSKSVIYLGHIIENNTVRPVKDNLTSIQNFPTPKTQKNIRQFLGKVNFYHEYIPKSSILLDPLHRLLRKNEKFIWAEDCERSFTEIKKLLCSQPVLEIFDKDLLTRIYTDASLEGIGAIFKQVQHNGIEKPVAYFSKKLNESQKRKKAIYLECLAIKEAVKYWQHWLIGRRFEVYSDHKPLESMNIKARTDEELGDLMYYLSQYDFQIKYVPGKDNAEADCLSRNPVLEPTRNLTENIKKICKTCEVCIKNKSRGQEKYGRMSQLGPATRPFEIMSMDTIGGFGGLRSTKKYLHLLVDHFTRYAFIATSKTQNATDFIKLVKNVLETDKIETILTDQYPGINSREFKEYLEENDVRLIFTAYLLDGTDTSILPEELRREKHQEDWMKDKELALERTIKSHDYKKKLFDKNRKHHEFNTGDMVYIENGNRLNRKKLDDLRIGPLEIIEKISNSIYRIKTNRKKSGTSLFHITKLIPISDIDKDADEED
- the LOC120357969 gene encoding uncharacterized protein K02A2.6-like; translation: MPPRGPQVLFPVRERRRLYPRLPSAAGKRRQGRGHRDRSPVLRIRYNPRPHIDVPVGDTTLTALLDSGSEGSFVSTDAAERLHGKGYTTIPVTGRIYLADGSSTPVETCLVLPVVFPARSFRHEFRVLPGLDVDMLIGVDVMARARITIPPPPLHREEDRPPRAAVRPTTVASTEPAEDARLQAFLAEELPKFDRVRGPTDRAEHVIRVKNHPPIKQRYRPRNPAMQAIIDHEVDEMIRAGVIEPSRSAWSSPIVIVRKKDGKPRFCIDFRRVNEVTERDAYPLPQIPATLDKLRGARYLSTIDLMSGYWQIPLAPASRPVTAFTVPGRGLMQFKVMPFGLHSAPATFQRLLDDVLGPELEPRVFVYLDDIIVVTRTFDEHLATLREVFRRLREARLRPNTEKCRFCTERLKYLGHVVDRDGIRTDPEKTEAIANWPEPQSVRQIRQFLGLASWYRRFIRDFATVAAPLTALTRKNARWSWGNHEQAAFEALKTTLTSAPVLACPDFERQFVLQTDASTTGLGAVLTQYFPEGERVIAYASRTLNNAERNYSATELECLAVLWGIRRMRDYLEGYRFKVVTDHQSLRWLQKLDSPTGRLGRWAFELRQFDFEVQYRKGSLNKVADALSRRTAVNAAANTACAWYRKWWDITSTTPDAAPDFRIADGRLYRHVLHTLDFADAPNDAQWKECVPRENRAELLQRYHDAPTAGHLGTAKTIARIARHFYWPGMFREISRYVRQCRTCLAHKPEQRRPAGLLHPTDVSQPWQQVTIDLVGPLPRSSQGHTWLLTMQDRFTKWLEMRALRRATAANVATALTKAVILRHGCPEEIWSDNGTQLRSATLTDLLRALQIRHRLTPAYAPHCNPVERTNRTVKTMIRQYLHRDHRKWDERLAELQFAYNTATHDATGHTPAFLNHGRELRRPEERAPAGPPQRPHALQRRLRETYALVRIQLARAFQRQQQYYNLRRREWRPKRGDWVWKRDHPLSRRADAFNAKLAPKYVGPLEVRRIISPVIYDLRSAGGKWYRHVHVQDLKPAPAPTEETGSDTDDDDDDAACGALVTRPASRATLQQKQHESTATARGRDMAHDGILAEIAELLGEAPEPYDPARPEIERPPKPRPPPDRGDTAATRPSQSTPPSSAGRSAPIPWLRGPPPPVPQVIVPRGHRPQPTLEPDRVMGPEPPPPITVEVTPGTVVDVPYFAVHVSRAYTARVRDRRWRLRFDRTGRLRSSKEIRPPPKDPKDEFGL